A genomic window from Flintibacter sp. KGMB00164 includes:
- a CDS encoding ABC transporter permease, whose amino-acid sequence MGVKQSFFLALKSLATSKMRALLTMLGIIIGVAAVIIIISLGDGMQKLMSDSFDELGANLIQVTVQSSGSSREVDTDDMYDLVEKNPKYLTAVSPYITVSSASARTPGDTFTPYSVVGVSEDYDEIRALTVEQGRFLQYVDVLRSQKVCVIGSYISKEYYNGNALGKTIGLSGYNYTIVGILSESAESRKSSADDVIIIPYTNAQQLNSALSSDTAGAGAGGMSFSMDNYMFSGTSKDTATASRGIIETFLDKVYGEDGNYMVVTSAEMLDMMNTMMDTMMVVLVAIAGISLLVGGIGIMNIMLVSVSERTREIGIRKSLGAKRRDIRGQFIIEAGTTSAIGGLIGIVLGIVLAKLAGTLIDGMMSSGSTEFTAVVSLGAIAVAFGVSVGVGILFGYLPANKAAKLNPIDALRYE is encoded by the coding sequence ATGGGTGTGAAGCAATCCTTCTTCCTGGCTCTGAAGTCTTTGGCCACCAGCAAGATGCGTGCTCTGCTCACCATGCTGGGTATCATCATTGGCGTAGCCGCAGTCATTATCATCATCTCCCTGGGCGACGGCATGCAGAAGCTGATGAGCGACTCCTTTGACGAGCTGGGCGCCAACCTCATTCAGGTCACCGTTCAGTCCAGCGGCTCCTCCCGTGAGGTAGACACGGACGACATGTATGACCTGGTGGAGAAAAACCCCAAATACCTCACCGCGGTCAGCCCCTATATCACGGTCTCTTCCGCCTCCGCCCGTACCCCGGGCGACACCTTCACCCCCTACAGCGTAGTAGGTGTCAGCGAGGACTATGACGAAATTCGGGCGCTCACGGTGGAGCAGGGACGCTTCCTTCAGTATGTGGACGTACTCCGCTCTCAGAAGGTATGCGTGATAGGCTCCTACATCAGCAAGGAGTACTATAACGGCAATGCGCTGGGCAAGACCATCGGCCTGAGCGGCTATAACTACACCATTGTAGGCATCCTGTCCGAGAGCGCGGAGTCCCGCAAGAGCTCTGCGGATGATGTGATTATCATTCCCTACACCAACGCCCAGCAGCTTAACAGCGCCTTGAGCAGTGACACTGCCGGCGCCGGAGCAGGCGGCATGTCCTTCAGCATGGACAACTACATGTTCAGCGGCACCAGCAAGGACACCGCCACCGCCTCCCGCGGCATCATCGAAACCTTTTTGGATAAAGTGTACGGCGAGGACGGCAACTACATGGTGGTCACCTCGGCTGAGATGCTGGACATGATGAACACCATGATGGACACCATGATGGTGGTGCTGGTTGCCATTGCAGGCATCTCCCTGCTGGTAGGCGGCATCGGTATCATGAACATCATGCTGGTATCCGTCTCGGAGCGCACCCGGGAAATCGGTATCCGCAAATCCCTGGGCGCCAAGCGCCGGGACATCCGCGGACAGTTCATCATCGAGGCTGGCACCACCTCTGCCATCGGCGGCCTGATCGGCATCGTGCTTGGCATCGTACTGGCTAAGCTAGCGGGCACCCTCATCGATGGTATGATGAGTTCTGGCTCCACAGAGTTTACCGCCGTGGTCTCTCTGGGGGCCATTGCCGTGGCCTTTGGCGTATCGGTGGGCGTGGGCATCCTGTTTGGCTACCTGCCCGCCAACAAGGCCGCCAAGCTCAATCCCATCGACGCGCTGCGCTATGAATAA
- a CDS encoding S-layer homology domain-containing protein, whose product MKLKSILAAGTAAALLVGMLVLPAGARSATVPAQQEVTQVVNALGIMVGDSQGNMQLDRTVTRAEFITMAVKASPNGDQVGEASTSPYPDVPYTHWAAGFVEAGVAAGLITGYSDGTFRPSNQITLAEGVTIVLQLLGYSNEDFSGAYPTPQMALYHSLKLDRGLKSQNSSDVLTRYDAMYLFYNMLSTNTKSGTPYINSLGHSLNAAGEVDLVALINGVMDGPLVATGNWQSSIPFSLSGVTVTRDGEASSLSKVQEYDVVYWCQSMRTLWVYSDKVVGTIQAITPNTAAPTAVTIGGHSYELDSAAAVYALSDLGTYDLGDTVSLLLGRQGKVAAVTDPIATTSERCGVVTKVTRESYSDGYHSSYTADTITLLATDGNSYNYECTTHTYEVGDLVGVNIAADGTVSLKRLQAAKLSGKVSSDGSKIGSTPLADGVEILDVYENSGTRVFASRLAGISLTQDMVSYYTMNGSGEIDRLILNDVTGDNYSYGLLTRMDVIPTGSITTYYTYVYDVGGTTYTLPNITTGFPVSTGGVMIKGDLTNPDKIYNLTKVTATSISGNQLIASNRSYTMADNVVVYEYRNGSYYLSSAQRVQEKGLSLTGWYDKAESNGGRIRIVVAK is encoded by the coding sequence ATGAAGTTAAAATCCATTCTCGCCGCCGGCACTGCCGCTGCCCTGCTTGTGGGGATGCTGGTATTGCCGGCCGGCGCCCGCTCCGCCACGGTCCCTGCCCAGCAGGAGGTGACCCAGGTGGTCAACGCCCTGGGTATTATGGTGGGCGACAGTCAGGGCAACATGCAGCTGGACCGCACCGTCACCCGGGCAGAGTTTATCACCATGGCGGTCAAGGCCTCTCCCAACGGAGACCAGGTGGGAGAGGCTTCCACCTCCCCCTACCCTGACGTACCCTATACCCATTGGGCGGCTGGCTTTGTAGAGGCCGGTGTGGCTGCCGGGCTTATCACCGGATACTCCGACGGCACCTTCCGCCCCTCCAATCAGATCACCCTGGCCGAGGGCGTGACCATTGTCCTGCAGCTGCTGGGATACAGCAACGAAGACTTTTCCGGCGCCTACCCCACCCCGCAGATGGCTCTCTACCACAGCCTGAAACTGGACCGAGGGCTCAAATCCCAGAACAGCAGCGACGTGCTCACCCGCTACGACGCCATGTATCTCTTCTACAACATGCTCTCCACCAACACCAAATCCGGCACTCCGTACATCAATTCTCTGGGACACTCCCTCAATGCCGCCGGTGAGGTGGATCTGGTGGCTCTGATCAACGGCGTGATGGACGGTCCCCTGGTAGCCACCGGCAACTGGCAGTCCTCCATTCCCTTCTCCCTCTCGGGCGTTACCGTGACCCGGGATGGCGAGGCCTCCTCCCTGAGCAAGGTACAGGAGTACGATGTGGTCTACTGGTGCCAGTCCATGCGCACCCTGTGGGTCTACTCGGACAAGGTGGTGGGCACCATTCAGGCCATCACCCCCAACACCGCTGCTCCCACTGCAGTGACCATCGGCGGACACTCCTATGAGCTGGACAGCGCGGCTGCCGTCTATGCTCTGTCCGATCTGGGCACCTATGACCTGGGCGACACAGTCTCTCTGCTCCTTGGCCGTCAGGGCAAGGTAGCCGCTGTCACCGACCCCATTGCCACCACCTCGGAGCGTTGCGGTGTGGTCACCAAGGTCACCCGGGAATCTTACTCCGACGGTTATCACTCCTCCTACACCGCCGATACCATTACCCTTTTGGCTACCGACGGCAACTCTTACAACTACGAGTGCACCACCCACACCTACGAGGTAGGCGATCTGGTAGGCGTGAACATTGCCGCAGACGGCACCGTCTCCCTCAAGCGTCTGCAGGCTGCAAAGCTCTCCGGCAAGGTCAGCAGCGACGGCAGCAAAATCGGCTCCACCCCTCTGGCTGACGGCGTGGAAATTCTGGACGTATACGAGAACTCCGGAACCCGGGTCTTTGCCAGCCGCCTGGCCGGCATCAGCCTCACCCAGGATATGGTCAGCTACTACACCATGAACGGCAGCGGTGAGATCGACCGTCTGATTCTGAACGATGTTACCGGCGATAACTACAGTTACGGCCTGCTGACCCGTATGGATGTAATCCCCACCGGAAGCATCACTACCTATTACACCTATGTGTACGATGTGGGCGGCACCACCTACACCCTGCCCAACATCACCACCGGCTTCCCCGTCAGCACCGGCGGTGTGATGATCAAGGGCGACCTTACTAACCCCGACAAGATCTACAACCTCACCAAGGTGACTGCCACCAGCATCAGCGGAAATCAGCTCATCGCCAGCAACCGCTCCTACACCATGGCAGACAATGTGGTGGTCTACGAATACCGCAACGGCTCCTACTACCTCTCCTCCGCCCAGCGGGTCCAGGAAAAGGGACTGAGCCTCACCGGTTGGTACGACAAGGCAGAAAGCAACGGCGGACGCATCCGCATTGTGGTTGCAAAATAA